ATCTCAACCCTAATGGCAGCTCTGTTGCAAACTCCATTCCTTGCTCGGCCTATGACACAGTCACCATAGGCAATGGTAACTCTATTCCAATTCAATCTTTTGGACATTCCACTTTACTTGCATccaatgatttatttaatttaaataccaTTTATCATGTTCCTAAGCTTGCTAATCTTttatctgtatctcaaatttttcatgaaaataatGTGTATATTGAATTATACTCCAACCTTTACTGAATTAAGGATCTTTCAATGAAGACCCTCCTACATCAAGGTTCTCTTGAACAAGGGCTTTATACCTTCCAAGCTGCCAAAGCACTTCACtccaattatactaccaaatgtGCTTATCTCACAGCAACTCTACACTCAGTTCCTGCTTTTACTTCTACTCTTAAATTTCATAATGTACAAATGACCCTTGCTGCTATTTGGCATGCAAGAATTGGCCATGTTCATGCTGATCTTGTCAATTCTGTTTTGAGACAATGTAATATACACTTTACATATAATAAAAAGCACATTTGTTCTTTATGCCAACTTGCAAAGAGTCATAAAATTCCTTTTTCTCTGTCTAATTCACAAGCGGCTCAACCTTTACAACTCATCCACACGGATCTTCAGGGTCCGTCTCCCATTTCAGCCACAGATGGCTCTAGATATGTCATCTTATTCATTGATGACTACTCTAGATTTACTTGGCTATATTCCCTCCAAACAAAAGATCAAGCCTTACCtatatttaatcaatttaaagcTCTTGCTGAAAACCAATTTGGCACCCCCATTGAACAATAACAATCTGACAATGGTGGTGAATATAAAGCATTTATCTCCTATCTCAACTCATGTGGCATTCATCATCGATTTTTCTGCCCATACACTTCTCCTCAAAATGGTCGAGTTGAGCGCAAACATAGGCATGTTATGGAAACTGGATTAGCCTTGCTAGCCCATGCTTCTTTACCTTTATCTTACTGGTTATATGGGTTTCGTGTAGCTGTTTATACTATCAATAGGCTACCCACTCATATTCTTCACCAAAAATCCCCATACCAAGTTATATCACAAATCTCCCGACTCCTCTCTATTCCGTACCTTTGGTTCTCTATGTTTCCCTTGTTTAAGACCATATAACAAACACAAACTTCAATATAGATCTTCTCCTTATATTTTTCTTGGTTATAGTACCAACCATAAATGTTATCTATGCTTGGATCCTCTCACCAAAAGAATATACACTACACGACATGTGGTGTTCGATGAAacatctttctttcttttttctcctCCTTCATCTATATCACCATCCTCCCCTACTATCACACCTGCTCTCTTACCTATTCATCTCTCCTCCCCTCCTAATATTGACCTTCCACCTGCATCTCCATCTATTCCCCCTCCAACTAACATGACTACTAACATTGATACTTGTATTCCTTCTGCATCTCCTTCAGTTACTACTGATGATACTCCTATTTGTTCTGTGCAGGTACCTTTGACTACAAATCAGCATCCTATGGTGACTCGTGAAAAAAGTGGTATACACAAGCCCAAGGCTTTTCTCTCCAAGATTGTCTCAGATCCTCACGTACCACCCAAGTCATACAAACAAGCCCTTTCTATTTCTCACTAGCAGAAAGCTATGCAGTCCGAGATTGCAGCACTCTAGAAAAATGCAACATGGATCCTTGTCCCTCTTCCACCACAGACGAATGTTGTAGATTGCAAGTggcttttaaaactaaaatatcaTCCGGATGGCACACTTGATCGACACAAAGCACGTCTGGTAGCTCGTGTATTCACTCAAACGGCTGGCGTTGATTATTTTGATACTTTTTCACCAGTTGTCAAACCAGGCACCATCCGAGTTATTCTCACATTAGCCCTCTCAAAAGGTTGGCCCTTAAAGCAACTTGACATCCACAATGCCTTTCTTAATGGGAATCTCACAGAAAATGTCTACATGGCTCAACCTCCGGGCTTTGTTGATTCCTCTTGCCCAACTTATATTTGCAAGCTTTATAAGGCACTTTATGGGCTCAAACAAGCTCCACGTGCTTGGTTCTCCAAACTAAGTGCTGCTTTAAATCAGTGGGGTTTTACATGCTCTAAGGCTGACTCTTCTTTGTTCATCCTTCATCCATCATCGTTCAGATCTTGTGTTATATTTgttagtttatgttgatgatatcataATAACAGGCAGCAACGCTTCAGCATTAAAGACCTTTGTTCAACAGCTTCATCTCAAGTTTGCTCTTCGTGATCTAGGCCCCATCCACTACGTTTTAGGCATTGAAGTCACATCCACACCAGGTCACCTTCACTTGTGTCAACAAAAGTACATTCATGACCTTCTCAACTTGACTGATATGCTTGATTCCAAGGTTGCTCCTACACCTGGAACTATCGACAAACCTCTTTCTCAACATGATGGCTCTCCCCTTGATGACCCTACTGATTACAGAAGAGTTGTAGGTTCCCTTCAATATGTGACGATGACTAGACCAGATATTGCTTTTGCTGTGAATAGGGCGTGCCAATTCATGCATGCTCCAACTTCAGCTCACTAGCTTGCTGTTAAGTGAATCCTTCGCTACCTCAGTGGCACTGAATCTCATGGGATTACACTTACTACAGCTTCAAAACTTCACCTTTCCGCATTCACAGATGCTGATTGGGCTTCCAGTCCAGATGATTGACGAAGCACTGGTGGCTACTGTGTTTTTCTTGGTGACAGCTTAGTATCATGGTCGTCAGCGAAGCAGAACATGGTCTCACGCAGTAGCACAGAGGCTGAATATCGGACCTTGGTAAACTCAGCTATTGAACTAACTTGGTATAAGCACTTATTTTGTGAACTGCAGCTCAACATATCCTCCACCCCGGTGATATGGTGTGATAATATCTCTGCTACACACTTAGCTTCAAATCTGGTCTTTCATACTCGGACCAAATATATTGAAATTGACTTCCACTTTATTCTCGATATGATACGCAACAAAGAGGTGCTGGTTCGCTACATTCCTTCTGAACATCAAGTGAAAGACATACTTACAAAGCATCTACTTACAACTCAGTTCACCACTCTTAGTAGCAAATTGACTGTTTTTCCCAGACCTGTCACTTTGAGGGGGGCTGTTAGTGAATATGGTTAGGCTTGTATTTTCCTGTAATTTAGTTTGTTTCAACTGTAATCTCTACTGTATTAACAACCTCTCTCTTCGTCATATTTTCTGTTCTTTTATGACAGAATTCAGTTGTAGctcttatatataaataatacaaGTCCTACTCAGATCAACTACTGAATCTGAATTAATTTTCTCTCAAACACTTGTTTACACTCCCGTCCAATGTGTGTAGCAATATGGGAGATGACAACttacttgaagaatgaaagagTTTTcacattttctaaaaaaaacatgAGAAAAACATTATTTTTGATAATAGAGTTTtacatgttattttttaaattcaaattagaAAAACCTATCACAGTGAAATTTTCACTTATTATTTTCGGCTTATATTAGCTTAGATAATATGTTATATACATATTCTACGCATTAAAGTTATTAAGTGAATGACGATCAATGTGTATACGCATAATAAACATGGTAGCTAGCTACATAGTTCAATGATGTTGAAATTgagcattattttattttataggtGGTTTATGTATTAGTTCTCTCTTTTTCCACACGTCTACTATTTGTAGTAATGATAAGTATCGTACACATAACAAGTAAATTGTTAGTTGGTCAGAAAAATGAAATAATTTATATACTTGTGCAAAGTGAAAATTCGTATATATTCTTAGGTACGTTGACATGACCCGATAAATGCTTTATGTCTGTTCTTTCCCATCTTGACGTGGGGATTCTCATGCACACTCGTTTTACCACCACCCCAAAGCATCATTCTAATTCCCCTAGAACAGTTGCTTAAACCTCAAGCCAAACAAAAATCCTCTaccataaatacacccatatatgtatatataacttATTAACTTATCATAAAAAATTTATATGTTAGCACTAACTTAATCCCATATTAAAGATATAATTTATTTATGCCCTCATTCCTCTGAACCCTTCATTTTTTCCCAATTAAACCCCTATAATTAACATATAATAAACCCAACCGTACTGTCTAACAAAGCCATGACAAAATATAGCGAAATCTCCCACTTCAGCCACCCCCATCACAAGCTCAAGTTCGAGTACTCGGAATTCCCCTTCAAGTGCGATGGATGCAAAGAGATTGGCATTGGCTCACGCTACAAGTGCTCCATTTGTGACTTCGACCTCCACATGTACTGCGCCCTCCCATCCACTAACATTTGCCACCCTTTTTACACCAAATGCTCCTTCGAGCTCCTCTCCAGGCCCCCCGGCAACTCACCGCGCTACTGCAACGCCTGTGAGAAAGATGTCACCGGGTTCGTCTCTTACACATATATACATGACCACTCAACTTAATGTTTAATTTCATTTTGAAACAGTTGAGAGTTAATATGTATATTCAATAATCAACACAGATTTGTTTACCACTGCTACTCTTGCGGTTTCGACCTGCACCCGTGCTGCGCCAAGCTGCCGATGGTTCTGGACGACGGAGAGACGAAGCTGTACTTGTACAGGAAGGTGAGCTCGTCGTGCCACCGATGCGGGAGAAAGGGGAGGAGCTGGAGCTACAGGTCGAAGTGCAAGAAGTACAATCTACACGTGGCGTGCGTGAGAGAGATGCTGATGGAGAGCTGGTCTGATATTTACGCCGGGAGAGGAAAGGCAATTACGTCGTCTTCGTCATCAAGGTCGAATAAGGCTAAGCTTGAGTCGACGATTCCGAGCCTCAAGAACACGCTGCAGACACATCACAGGAAGTCGGGGAAGGGGAAGGTGAAGAAGTGTTGCGAGATGGCCGGGTTGGCTGTACAGTTCGTCATCTCTGCGGTTTTGGGAGACCCGACGACCCTCATCGCCGGCCTTATTGGCTCCCTGATTTCGCGAGCTTGATGCATGAGATCATCATATATACCGTGTAAAGTGATGATCGATGGCTGCTGTAATATTAATTGGCCagtggtttaattaatttggtggAGGGAAGGCTGATATTGGTAGAAAATTACATATATGTGGCCGAACCAGGGTGCTGGGTTGGTTTAAAGGTGCTTTCATATCAGTCTAATCTTAACGTGAATAAAACTCTAACTAATGATGACAaagcttttaattaaattattatgatTGTTTCTACTTCTAATTTAATTTCAATTAATGTAATTAAGGAAAAATTATATATGGTTGTGCAAACGGTCCATTTTggatattaaattaaaatttaatgttTGAGTTTATTTCAAgtaatgatatgtatatatatggacATTTAGGGATGTATCTATTtctaatttaaatataattaatataattctAGCTCGAGGAATAATGTTAAATCGAGAATTAACAATCGAGAATTTTCATATAGGGCATTATATGGTGCTTATTCAACCAAAAATTTGTTACTTCCACAAGGCTGTCTGCAAAGCTATGATGTGTCAAGACAAAGTGTCGAGACACCACAGTTACCACCAACCACTGTAAGGAGTGACCTTCGCCACTTCCCTAATACTCAAGAAGAGGCAGGCCTCGCTAGAGTTGGCTTACTTCTCTCATCGCGGGAAACCAAATAATCACTAGAAGGCCACACCAATTGTAAGACAAAAATGGCCCTAGGCAATCGCCCTAGTGAGACGCGCAAGTCAGAAAAACACGCACCACAAGGATCTGCTAAAGTTGCCATCGACCATAGCTGATCCCTGAGGCGTTCGCTGATTTCCGGTAGCCAATATCCGATCGCCAAGGCCCCTCGCTGCTCACCGGTCATCCTCGCCATATGAGCCCCATTCTGCACCAGAGTGTGCCTTCAACAATTAAATGAACAAGACACGTCCGACTACTATTTTTTGTAAGATAGAAACCTTTCTCTAGCCAAGTGTACCAAGATTTAGCCTGAATGGGAAACAAGATGCCACTGTTAGTCCTACCCATCTTTGCAGCTATAAATAGTGCAACCCGCACTATAACAAAGGGGGGATCCAAAAGTGAGATAAAAACAAGTTAGTAACTTTTCCTTTCTGGATAGAGCTTCTACACTCCATCTTTGTAACTGCCCCAAGAGCAGGATCAATCTTAGCTTACTCTTGAGGGTTTGGAGTTCATAAATAATACTAActaaagtggatgtaggttatcttttttgggtcgaaccactataaatctttgtctcATTCATTTATTGATCCATGTATTCCTCTTTTCTTTAGCTTACTCTTCACCATTAAGATCGACTCTGAGGTATTACACATAAAACAACTCTTAATTTATTACTCTGTGTGAGTTGACAAAAAATGAGCCAATACTTTGGTGCTtccattgagagtgtgagtctcATAGTCAGATATtgtcacctaccacccaaggtgGCCCACCCCCTGGCTGGTCACGGCACCAAGGCGTGGTCTAGCTAAAGAAAATGGCCATGTGGCCCCGTCAAATCctcctactcctcctcctcctccgagAATCGTCAAGGAGGACCCTCATGAGAACCTGGACGAAGGTAATGGCGACCACACCCCCCAATAGCTTGAGGTGACACGGGTGGACATCGCCACCCTGAGAGAAGAGATGGCATGGTTGCATGCCATGAACGCCGTTGTTGTGGCTGAGATGGTTTCCCAGCGATGGGACATGGAACAACGACATCACCTTCGAGACGGCCATACGCATGGCAGTGAGGCATCGCCAAGATCTTTCAGTGTAGCCCTATGCCTTGTATGGAGAAGGAGTGGAGAAATCAACCATTCGTCACTCCAGGAGAAATGTTAACCCCGTAAGATTCCATCCCTGGTAGGACGACCTCCAAACCAAGGAGGACAGCGACCACTCCAAGCTCGAGACCATGGCGAAGGCTCAATTAGTCGCTCACTTCATAGCCGGGTATATAAGTGAGAGGAGGACGCCAATAGCACCCACACTGGTTGCATCTTCATATGTCTTGGAGGAAAAGTTAGACAACAGATTGAGCTTGATCTGCAGAAACACCTCAAGAACTAGCGAGGTGATGACTACGGTCAGAACATGGAGAGAAAGGAGACCACCATGGGTGACGTCCAGTCGCCAAAGCTCAAGGAGTCCCAATCACCAATGCCGAGAGGTCTCAGACGCCAACAACCCAGTTCTTGCTCACATGAGGGAATTGAAAAGGGAGATCCGGGAGATGGGAGAGATCAAGAATGGAGAGCCTTCTTTGAATCCGagaaacactactacaaaaacacctttttaggacactcacataaatgcgagtcctaaaaaagtctcCTGGacctttttaggactcgcgttgcgagcccttaaagaatttgttttaggactcacggagcgagtcctaaaaactatgtgtgtcctaaaagtttgagtttttttttttaaacaaacacctcttggactttttaggactcgcattgtgagtcctaaaaacttatgtgtatcataaaattttgaatttgaaaaaactggggctttttaggactcgcattgcgagtcctaaaaactatgtatgtcctaaaagtttgagttttttttaaacaaaacaccTACTGAACTTTTTAGGAATCGtgaagaatgtttttaggactcgcattgcgagtcctaaaaacttatgtgtatcataaaattttgaattttaaaaaattttgaattccctccaattttttaaacaaaagttttattattatatattaaaaaaaaaaaaatcacgcagcccattttcactctctctcctacgttccctctctctctctccccaaagttccttctctctctctccctctctcccaaACTGCCAACGCCGAACGCCGCCGTCCCCTCTCCGGCCACCGCCACGCGCCGGACCAGTGGAAGCACCGCCCCCCGAAACCCTCGACCCCCGGAGATGGCGACCTCACGCGCGGCCTAAGGCCCTTAATGGAGCACTTGAAGTTCGGCCGTTCatgggtttctcccaaactttcTAAGCATATTCCGGCCACCTCAAGCCACCACGAGTTGaacaaccaccaccaccatactccttgcttcttgggCTTTAAAACCCAATAGTTTGTTTTCCGAACCACCACCTTTTAATGGTGGCGCCGCCACCGTCACTGGAGCCCCGCCGCCGGATTCAAAACCCACCaatcaattttttaaaaataaaaaataaaacttttcaggactcgcaatgctagtcctaaaaaacattcttttaggactcgcattgtttttaggactcgcaatgcgagtcctaaaaacctccAGTTTtgtaaggctctcaaatagaggactcgcgccctgcgagtcctaaaaagccttttttgtagtagtgaaaggAGAGCCCTTCTCTCCCTCCATCACCAATGGATAACTACCTGAAAACATTAGAATGCCACTAATGGTGACCTTCGACAGAAAGGAGATCCCTTAGAGCACATAAAaactttgagattcagatggaggtCCACAAGGTATTAGACAACGCAAGATGAAGGGTTTTCCCAGCCACGCTAACTGGAGCCGCAAAGCAATGTTTCTGGAAGTATCACCCTAGATCCATTGTCTCCTAGGATCAACACACCCAAGTCTTCGACCAACAGTTCTATGACGCATGCGTCCACCCTCGATAGGCTAACCACCTCATAAACCTGAAGCAGGGTGAGAAAGAGACTTTGAAAGACTACATCATGAGGTTCCAAGAGGAAACTGTTTGTGTCAAGACCATTGGTGACGAGGGAAGACTAATGGCAATTATGTTCGGCATTACAATCCAGTTCCCTTTGTAGAACAGGTTGACCAAGAAGGCAGCCAGTGCGATGCATGATGGTGATAAGTTCATCAAGTTAGATGAGGTGGTAAAGAATGTGAACCTGGCGAAGCTTGCCACCATGATGGAAGGAGTGGTGTGGACAGGAAGGGTAACGAGAACAACAATAATGTGAAGTGAGCGAGTAGTCACCAAGTGTCCCACAAGCAAGGGCAAGACCACAAGAAGCCCTAGCTAGAGGGAAGACAGCCTGTGTACAAGCCTTacttcaccaactacaccacctGGGCTCAGATATGTGAAGATATCGTCATAGTTACCGAAGGTCAAGAGCAATACATGAACCCTATTCCTATAAGGAAGGATCCAAGCAAACACGACCAGACCAAGTACTGTCGCTACCATAAGGACCATGGTCATGACACTAACGAATGTCATCAACTAAAGGACAAGATATAATTCCTGGTCCGAAAGAGACATATGTCTCCTTTTATCGATCGCTACCAAGGCCATAATTAGAATGGTGGCTGGAACGACGGGAGGCAAAGACAGCGGTCGTCGCCAAACTGGTTGCAATAACCAGAATGCGCAGACAAGGTGTTGGACGTAATATCTACTATTTTCACGATTTGTGGAGGATCACACCTCGTGGGGGACAATAACAATGTCAGGAGAGGTATGCACGTAAGCTACGACATTAGGCAAACGAAGTAATGACAAATGAAGAGAGAACAATCAAGGTCTCATGAATGGAAGACTAAGACATCGCCATGACAAACGAAGACTTAAGACATGTTCACTACTTGTGCACGACCCCACGATCTTCGTAGATCAAATAGCTAACCTATAGGTGCTAAGAGTTCTAGTTGACAACGATAGTTCCATCAATATCCTATACAAGTCATGTCTTGATAAAATGAAAGTGTCCATTTGTGACCTCGCGCCATGCTAAACCACAATCTATGGGTTCAATGGTGAGGGCTTGGCCCCTAGAGCCGGTAAGTCTATGCGATACGGCTTATAGAGCCACTTGCATGGCAATGTTCGTGGTTGTTGATTGCCCATTGGAGTGCACCGTCGTACTTGGTCATCCAGTACTCATTGATCTATGTGCCATAACGTACATTTGGCACCTCACCTTTAAGTTCCCCACAAGTGAAGGTATCGGCTGCGTGAGAGGAAATCAGCAAGAGGTGCATGAATGCTACAACACCTTGATCAGCAAAGCTAGAAAGGGAAGCACTGATTGCACCAACACGATCTTTAATGACCATGTAGTTTAAGGGATGAAGGAGTTATTCAGCAAGACGACCATCACGACGAAGGAGACAAGTTTAGTAGGCGAGCCCTTGATGGGCGTGGCTGAGATAGGCGAGTCCTTGATGGGTGAGGCTGACATTGGCGAGGCCCTGATGGGCGAGGCCACTAAAATTTGCACCGTTGGAGGGGAGCCCCTAATGGGCGAGGCCATACCACAGAGACAGCATCACCAATGATGGCGACCCAAGTCTGCATGCCTTATGAAACCAGTCCCAAAGCGGGGAAGAgttggatcctcactttggggatgaaGAGAGACCAGTTTGGTTTGgtcgaagagctcgaagaggtagaCTTGAAGGATGATGATTCCACTCAGAAGGTGATGGTCGCGAAGAACTTGAGTAACGATGTGAAGACCAATTTGATCGACTTCTACCAAAAGAATAAAGATGTATTCTCTTGTTCCCACAACGACATGTTAGGCCTCAGTTCATCTGTTATTAGCCACGTCCTAAACGTAGACCCGAAGGCACCTCTCGTCCGCCAGAAGTGACGGTCCTTAAATGCCTAGAGGTATGAAGCGTTGAAAGCAGAGGTAAAGAAGTTTGAAGAGAATGGCTTCATCCAAGAGGCCTTCTATCCGCTATGGGTCACTAATCTGGTGCTTGTGCGTAAACCAAACTGTACCTGGAGAGTGTACTTTGACTTTAgcgacctcaacaaagcatgcccaaaggattgctttcctctCCCTCGGATTGACCAACTCATTGATGCCACCTCCGGACACGAGTTGCTGCCATTCAGTGACGCCTACTCATGGTACAATCAAATAGTGATGCATCTCCAGATCAAGAGCAAGCGTGGTTCATGACAAAACATGGGCATGTATGCAATAGGGTCATGCACTTCTGCCTGAAGAATGTCGGAGCCACCTACCAGTGactagtcaacaagatgttcaaggatcaGATCAGAAGAAATATGAAGGTTTACATCGAAAATATGCtagtaaagtccaagaaggcttgGGGAACGTAGTTGACCTCAAAGAGTTTTTCTCAATTCGGCGTCTGTACAACAAGAAGTTGAATCCGCAGAAGTTCTCATTTGGGGTCGCCTCTGGAAAGTTCTTGGGGTACATCTTCAATTCTaggggaatcgaagcaaaccccgacaagatcaagttcTTCATTAGCATGGAGTCTCCTAAATAAACgaaggatgtacaaagcttgacAAAGAGGGTCGCTGCTCTAATTCGTTTCATTTCAAAGTCAACTAATAAGTGTATTCCATTCTTCAACCTCcttagaggaagcaagaaatATGAATGGACAAAAGAATGTGAGCGGGCCTTTTAGACGATAAAACAACATTTGGCTCAACCGCCTGTCCTGTCCACGCCAATCATTAGCGAGGACTTGTACTAGTTCGAGAGAAGGGTAACGTACAACATCCCGTCTATTATGTCATCAAGGGTTGCTTACTGTATGGTGTTAGCATCCCAAAAGTTGTTCTTCTACTTCTAAGCTCACCCGATCAGGGTGTTGACAGACCACCCTCTCTGACAAGTATTGCAGTGACCCGATGCCTCTGGTCGCCTATTAAAATGGGCCAATAAATTTGGATAGTTCGACATCTCCTACCAGCCAAGGACGGTGATAAAGGGACAAGCACTCGCCGATTTCATAGTCGAATGAAATCGATGACCGAAGGCTATGGACAGCGACCAACAACCACAAAAAGATCTTTGGCAAGTCTACGTGGAAGGCGCCTACAATGAGCACAATGATGGGGCAGGCCTAATCTTAGTAACCCTAGAAGGCCACCATACCCACTACGAATTAAGATTCAGTTTTGCTGCAAcacaatgaagctgagtatgaggcatCACTAAGGGGATTGCGCATGGCGAAGGAAATGAAAGCTAATAGCCTAACGATCAAAAGTGACTTGCATAACCATCTATCTCAACAAAGCCAAAGACATGCTTGCCCAATATGATTGCTACACGATTAAACAGGTCCCTAGAGAAAAAAATTCCAACACCGATGCATTAGCAAGGTTAGCGAGCGTAAGATATGGAAAtaccctcaatgttgttcaaatCAAGTTCCTAGCAGTGCCCAGCATCAGCCCCGCCTCGGACGACCCCATCGGCAAGCAGACCATTGGCAACCGTGCCTTTGGTGGCCTCGCCATCAGCGACCACGCCACCGCCGACCGTGCCATTGGTGACGCCACAAGTGGTGACCATGACACCTTGATGCTAATTGATGAGGAAGAGCATGGATGACCCTCATCATCAAATATCTAAATGAAGGTGTCCTTCCATAAGATCGTAACTTGGCAAGGAAGATGCTTTACCAAGCACCCCGCTATGTCATACAGGACAGTTGCCTATATCGAAGAGGACATTCAATGCTGCTACTATGATGTGTTACCAAGGAGGAAGCCCAAACCTTGTCATGAGAggttcatgaaggattttg
The genomic region above belongs to Humulus lupulus chromosome 1, drHumLupu1.1, whole genome shotgun sequence and contains:
- the LOC133798436 gene encoding protein VACUOLELESS GAMETOPHYTES, yielding MTKYSEISHFSHPHHKLKFEYSEFPFKCDGCKEIGIGSRYKCSICDFDLHMYCALPSTNICHPFYTKCSFELLSRPPGNSPRYCNACEKDVTGFVYHCYSCGFDLHPCCAKLPMVLDDGETKLYLYRKVSSSCHRCGRKGRSWSYRSKCKKYNLHVACVREMLMESWSDIYAGRGKAITSSSSSRSNKAKLESTIPSLKNTLQTHHRKSGKGKVKKCCEMAGLAVQFVISAVLGDPTTLIAGLIGSLISRA